The genomic interval GTCGCCTCCCACAATTTGAGCCAGAACACTAGAATAGGCCCACGCACCTTTCCAGAAGCGCCATATGCCCAACCCTGACGAACACGAAGCCTTGGCCCAATTGCCGCTGGACGAGCTTGTCGCCTGCCACGAATGCGACCTGCTGCTCCGTAAGCCTGTGCTCAAGCCCGATGAAAAAGCCCAATGCCCACGTTGCGGCTACGAGCTCTATGCCCATCGGCATAATGTAGTCAACCGCAGCCTGGCTCTGGTACTGACCGCGTTGTTACTGTTCGTACCTGCCAATTTTCTACCGATCATGCAGCTGCACCTGCTTGGCCAGACCTCGGACGATACTGTCTGGAGCGGCGTACTCGGCCTGTACAATTCGCAGATGCGTGGTGTAGCGGTGGTCGTGTTCCTCTGCAGCATGGCCATCCCCCTGGCAAAACTGCTCTGCCAGCTGGCGGTATTACTGAGTATTCGCTTGAACATGGGCCGTAACTTCGGCCTGCTGTTCTATCGCATCTATCACCACTTGCGTGACTGGGGCATGCTCGAGGTCTATTTCATGGGGGTGCTGGTGGCCATCGTCAAGCTGGTGGACCTGGCCGAACTGACCGTGGGCCTGGGGTTGTTCTGTTTCATCAGTCTGTTATTGGTCCAGGTGTGGCTTGAAGTGGTGATGTCTGCGCACCAGATCTGGAGTGCGCTATCGGGGGAGGACCTGCATGCGGGCGATTGATGCAGGCATTCTTGTCTGCAATGAATGTCATGAACTGAACAAGCAAGTGCCAGATAGCACTTCGCAGCACTGCACGCGCTGCGGCGCCATTGTGCATGCTCGCCGCCCTAACAGTATCGTGCGCACCTGGGCGCTGCTGGTTGCTGCGTCGATCCTGTACATCCCGGCCAACCTGCTCCCTATCATGACCGTGAGTACACTCGGGCAGGGCAGCCCGGACACGATCATGTCCGGCGTCATCACCCTGCTCAAGCACGGTATGGTGCCCATTGCCGCCGTGGTGTTCATTGCCAGTATCCTGGTGCCCACGTTCAAGCTGGTGGGCATTGGCTTGCTGTTGTACTCCGTTCAGCGTCACCAGCCGCTTTCGGCTCGGCAACGGATAATGATGTATCGC from Pseudomonas fortuita carries:
- a CDS encoding paraquat-inducible protein A, whose product is MPNPDEHEALAQLPLDELVACHECDLLLRKPVLKPDEKAQCPRCGYELYAHRHNVVNRSLALVLTALLLFVPANFLPIMQLHLLGQTSDDTVWSGVLGLYNSQMRGVAVVVFLCSMAIPLAKLLCQLAVLLSIRLNMGRNFGLLFYRIYHHLRDWGMLEVYFMGVLVAIVKLVDLAELTVGLGLFCFISLLLVQVWLEVVMSAHQIWSALSGEDLHAGD
- a CDS encoding paraquat-inducible protein A; the encoded protein is MRAIDAGILVCNECHELNKQVPDSTSQHCTRCGAIVHARRPNSIVRTWALLVAASILYIPANLLPIMTVSTLGQGSPDTIMSGVITLLKHGMVPIAAVVFIASILVPTFKLVGIGLLLYSVQRHQPLSARQRIMMYRFIEFIGRWSMLDIFVIAILVAVVNFGRIASVEANLGAVAFATVVILTMLAALTFDPRLIWDNTESDDDHE